The genome window TCAAGGCAGAGCTGCTGCGCCAACCGCTGTAGCCGGTCAATCAGTCACCGCGTTTGCACAGCAGGTAAGCGGCCAGCAGGCCCAACGCGCCAACGGCAACGCCGGCGGTAGTCCATGGGTGCTCTTGCGCGTAGTCGCGGGTGGCGACGCCGGTTTCGCGGATTTTGACTTTGCTTTCTTCGTAGGCATCGCTGATCAGGTGGCGGGAGTGCTTGAGAGCATTCTCGGCATTACTTTTCAGGGCCTTCAGCGTTTTGCGCGACTCATCGGATGCATCATCCTTGAGGCTCTCAAGGGACTTGAGCAGGCTCGAAATCTCGGCTTCCATGCTTTCCAGCGACGCTTTGCGTAAAGAAGTGTTGGCCATGTGGGCTCTCCTGAAGTGATTGAGTGGCGTGTGTAGATACCGACTACGGCGTTTTCAGAAAGTGCAGTAAATCTGAACTTTCACCTACGAATAGCCGCCAGAAGCAGTACGAACATTGACTGCTACGCTCAGTAGAGACCTCAGGAGAAACGCTATGTCAGATCATCACACTTACAAGAAAGTCGAACTGGTGGGCTCGTCGACGACCAGTATCGAAGACGCCATCAACAACGCGATTGCCGAAGCGCATAAGAGCATCAAGCACTTGGAGTGGTTTGAAGTGACCGAAACCCGTGGCCACATCAAGGACGGCAAGGCCGCGCACTTCCAGGTCACGCTGAAGGTGGGGTTCCGAATTGCCAGTAGTTGATCACGTCGGTTGAACTTGCCGACTGGCCGATTGCCATAACCTGCGCTACACCCTTAGGGTGCCGATGCAATGCATCGGCACGCTCTTTTCGATCAGCGCAAGGAAAGTAACGGATGAAGAAGTTCCTGTTGGCGGTAGGTTTGTTGAGCATCGCGGGTACAGCCCTGGCGGCGGGCAAGCCTTGTGAGGAGCTGAAAAGTGAACTCGCAGCAAAGCTTGATGCGAAAGGCGTTCAGCATTATTCCCTGGATGTTGTCGATAAAGGCGCTGCAGCCGATGGAGATAAGGTGATTGGCTCCTGCGAAGGCGGCACCAAGGAAATCGTCTACAAACGCGGTTAATCCCGTGTTCCAGACATAAAAAACCGACGCGAGTGCGTCGGTTTTTTTTCGCCTCGGGCTCAGCCTTTCATCAGCTGTGCCAGCAGCTCGTAGGAATGAATCCGGTCAGCGTGCTCGTAGAGGTCGCTGGTAAAGATCAGCTCATCGGCACCGGTTTGCTCGATCAGCACTTCCAGTTTGGCGCGGATCTTGGCCGGGCCGCCGACCATGGCCAAGCCGAGGAAGCTGCCGACGGCGTCTTTTTCATGGGGCAGCCACAGGCCGTCCATGCTTTTCACCGGTGGGCGCTGCACCAGGCTTTGCCCGCGCATCAGCGCCAGAATGCGTTGGTACACGGACGTGGCGAGGTAATCGGCCTGCTCGTCGGTATCGGCCGCCACCAGCGGAATGCCGAGCATCACGTAGGGCTTGTCCAGCACGGCTGAAGGCTTGAAGTGATTGCGATACACGCGAATCGCCTCGTGCATCAAGCGCGGTGCGAAATGTGAGGCGAAGGCGTAGGGCAAACCCCTCTCTCCCGCAAGCTGCGCGCTGAACAGGCTGGAACCCAGCAGCCAGACCGGTACGTTGGTGCCAGTGCCCGGCACGGCGATCACCCGTTGGTCAGGCGTGCGTGGGCCGAGGTAGGCCATCAGTTCGGCCACGTCTTCGGGGAAATCGTCGGCGCTGCCCGAGCGTTCACGGCGCAGGGCGCGGGCGGTCATCTGGTCGGAACCGGGCGCGCGGCCCAAGCCCAGGTCGATACGGCCGGGGTACAGGCTTTCCAGCGTGCCGAACTGCTCGGCAATTACCAAGGGCGCGTGGTTGGGCAGCATGACGCCGCCGGAGCCGACGCGGATGGTCGAGGTGCCACCGGCCAGATAGCCCAGCAACACCGAGGTGGCCGAGCTGGCGATGCCGTCCATGTTGTGGTGTTCGGCCACCCAAAAACGGTTGTAGCCGAACTTTTCCACGTGCTGGGCGAGGTCCAGAGAGTTGCGCAACGATTGCGCGATGCTCCCGTTGGCGCGCACGGGCACGAGGTCGAGGGTCGAGAACTTCACGTCGGACAGCGATTTCATAAGCCTGCTTCTCCATTAGGTGCGCAGGCTTATAGACGAACCAAAACCTGCCGCTTCATGTGCATGTTCTATGCAATGAGGGCATATACCCGAGATTCAATAGAGGTGGAGAGATTTCCTACTAAATAACTAGGTTTTTCCGACAAGATGAACTTTGCCCGCGCATCTATCCTCAGAACCCTTACTGAAGCAAAACCACCGTTCGAGGAGACCGCTATGAGTATCGTTAAAAAAGCATCCGCGCATTGGGAAGGTGATCTGAAGACTGGGCTGGGTTCCATTTCCACCGAAACCGGCGTGCTGCGTGAAGCGCCTTACGGCTTCAAGGCCCGTTTCGAAGGAGGCAAGGGCACCAACCCTGAAGAATTGATCGGTGCGGCCCACGCCGGCTGTTTCTCCATGGCGTTTTCGATGATTCTCGGCGACGCCGGCCTCAAGGCCGACAGCATTGACACCCAGGCTGAAGTGACGCTGGACCAAGTGGAAGGTGGCTTTGCAATCACCGCCGTGCACCTGATCCTCAAGGCCAAGATTCCAGGCGCAAGCCAGGCCCAGTTCGACGAACTGAGCAAGAAAGCCAAGGAAGGGTGTCCGGTATCCAAGGTACTGAATGCGAACATCAGCCTGGATGCGACGCTGGTTAACTGATAAAGCATCTTCCAATGTGGGAGCGGGCTTGCTCGCGAACGGGGTGGACCAGTCAATATCACTGTGACTGACCCACCGCATTCGCGAGCAAGCCCGTTCCCACATTTAGTTGTGCGTTAAATCAGAACTCGTGTTTCCCAGATGTGGTCCTATACGCTATGCAACTTAGGCGCACACCCGTGCGCATGCATTCAGGGAGCTACACACATGAAACGTTTTGCCTTGGCGATCATCTGCGCTGTTTTGGCCACGTCGGCCGTGGCCGCGCCAAAAGATTGTGAAGAGCTCAGGAAAGAGATCGAGGTCAAAATCCAGGCTAATGCAGTGCCGTCCTACACCTTGGAAATCGTCAGCAAGGAAGAAGGCGACAAGCACGACGAGGCCATGCGTGTAGGTACTTGCGAGAACGGGACCAAAACCATCATCTACCAAAAGAACAACGACTGATCAGATGCAGTTGACGCTGCGTTCTTGCGCCAGCAACTGCCGCGCTGTGTTGTACAGCCGGATGTTCGGCGTGTAGCCCAGCGAGCGGCCCTCCAGCACATAGCGCTGGCCTGCCTGGAAACTGTTGTACTGCAAGGTCATGAAGCAGGTCCGGTCCTGGGTCTGCGACAACCCGCCCAAACTGCCCCCGGTTGGCACCTCGAAATCAAAGCGCACCATCAGTTCGTGGCTGCCGGGTGGCACCTGAAAGAAACGCCCGTCGTTGAGGTTCTTGCCGTCCAGGCGCTGGGCCATCACCAGTTTGGCGCCCGGGGTCGGGGTGGCGAAATCGACCCATGCCTGGTGCGGATCGACCGGTGGCAATGGGGTCGAAGCACAGGCGCTGAGAAACAGGGCAGTGACGGGAAGCAAGAGCTGGCGCATGGCAGGCACTCAACGGAAGGAAAGAATTGAGCCGGGCGCACAAGGCGGCAAACTCTCTATGAGTATAAACACGTCACGGCATGGAAAAATTCCGCGCCGGCAGGATAGTCTGGCGAGCCAGTCACCCAGGAGCGGTCGGAGCATGTTGAGGCGTTTTCTTCCAGGGCTAATCGTCGTGTTGCTCAGCGGCTGCTCCAGCGTCAGTTATTACGCCCAGTTGGCTGACGGCCAATGGCAATTGCTGAGGGCCCGCGAGCCGGTCGCCGAGGTCATCGCCGACCCCTCTCGGCCACAGGCGCTGCGCGATCACCTGGCGCAATCGCAGAAGGCACGCACCTTTGCCAGCGAGCACCTGCACTTGCCTGACAACCAGAGTTACCGGTTGTACGCCGACATTGGCCGACCCTATGTGGTCTGGAATGTATTCGCCACGCCGGAATTCTCTCTATCCCCGCAAACCCATTGCTTTCCAATCGCCGGCTGCGTCGCTTATCGCGGCTACTACAACCAGGGCGCTGCGCGCGGCGAGGCGGCGGTGCTGCAGCAACGGGGCATGGACGTGTCGATTGACGGTGTCGAGGCTTATTCCACGCTGGGTTGGTTCAACGATCCGATCATGAGTTCGATGATGCACTGGGGCGATGAGCGCCTGGCCACGCTGATTTTTCATGAATTGGCGCATCAGCGTTTTTATGTGAAGGATGACACCGAGTTCAACGAGTCTTATGCCAACTTCGTCGAGCAGGAAGGCACCCGCCAATGGCGTGCGGCGCGTGGCTTGGCGCCATTGAGCAATGCGGCGTTGCAGCAACGCGATCAGTTTATTCGGCTGGTACTTGATACCCGCAAGCGCTTGGAACAACTCTACGCCCAACCGCTGGCGACGGATGTAATGCGCCAGGCCAAAGCCGCAGAGTTCGAGCGCTTGCGCACAGCGTATCAGCACATGCGCGATAGCCAATGGGGCGGGGATAAACGTTACGACGTGTGGGTCAACCAGCCGATGAACAATGCGCGGCTGTTGCCGTTCGGGCTGTATGACCAATGGGTGCCGGCGTTTGCGGCGTTGTTTGCGCAGGAAGGCGGGGATTGGGTGAAGTTTTTTGCGGCGGTTGAAAAATTGGGTGGGTTGCCGGTGGCGCAGCGTAAAGCGGCGTTAAGGCAATTGGAGAGTGGTGGCCGTTAGGGCCTCTTCGCAGGCAAGCCAGCTCCCACAGTTGATCGATTTCCAAACTTGGAATGCGGTCAAGTGTGGGAGCTGGCTTGCCTGCGATAACGGTCTCAAGCGCGCTGCAAAAACGCCTGATGCATCTCATCCAACGTCGCAAAATGCCAAGTCGGCGCCTCGGCATTCAACTCTTCAAAACTGCCGAACCCATACCCCACCGCCGCCGAATCCAGGCCATTGCTGCGTGCTCCGATCAGGTCGTGCTTGCGATCACCAACCATCAACGTGGTCGCCGGGTCCAGGCCTTCTTCGCTCATCAAGTGAGCAATCAGCTCGACTTTATGCGTGCGCGTCCCATCCAGCTCGCTGCCGTAGATGACTTTGAAGTGCTTGGCAAAATCGAAATGCCGGGCGATCTCGCGGGCGAACACCCACGGCTTGGACGTGGCCACATACAGCTGACGGCCCTGGCCGTTCAGCGTTTCCAGTAACGGCATGACGCCGTCGAACACGCGGTTTTCATACAGGCCGGTGACCTTGAAACGCTCGCGATAGAAATTCACCGCCTCCCAGGCCTTGGCTTCATCGAAGCCATAGAACTGCATGAAGGCTTGCAGCAACGGCGGGCCGATAAAGTGTTCCAGCTTGGTCAGGTCCGGCTCGTCGATACCCAGTTTGCCGAGGGCATACTGGATCGAGCGGGTGATGCCTTCGCGCGGATCGGTCAGGGTGCCGTCCAGGTCGAACAGGACGGTTGGGTAATGCAGGGTCATTGATCGAATCCTTCCACCAGGTGCAGGTCTTTGAGCTTCACGTAGTTTGCTGCGCTGTAGGTGAAGAACGCGCGTTCCTTGTCAGTCAACGGACGGATTTGTTTAACCGGGCTGCCCACATACAAAAAGCCGCTGTCGAGTGTCTTGCCCGGTGGAACCAGGCTGCCGGCGCCGATGATGACGTCGTCTTCGACCACGGCGCCGTCCATCACGATGCTGCCCATGCCGATCAAGATCCGATTGCCCACGGTGCAGCCATGCAGCATGACCTTGTGGGCGATGGTCACGTCATCGCCGATCAGCAGCGGGAAGCCATCCGGGTTGAACGGCCCGGCGTGAGTGATGTGCAGCACACAGCCGTCCTGCACGCTGGTGCGCGCACCGATGCGGATGCGGTGCATGTCGCCGCGAATCACGGTCAGCGGCCAAACCGAGCTGTCGGCGCCGATTTCGACATCGCCGATCACCACCGCCGAAATATCGACAAAAGCCCCGGCGCCCAGGGTTGGCGTGTGGTTCTGATAGGTGCGAAGGGTCACGATAGCCTCTCTCTCTTCTGCTGATAGCTGCGGTGGGCGTTGATTGTAATTAAGATGGCCCCATCTTTGTTCTTACATGTTTCTTCAGCCAAGGTGCCAACCGTGAGCGCGAACAACCCTCTTCTGCAGTCCTACGACCTGCCGCCGTTCTCGGCGATCCGTGCCGAGCACGTTCAGCCGGCCATCGAACAGATCCTCGCCGACAACCGCGTTGCCATCGAAGGCATCCTGCAAAGCCAGGGCAAAAATCCGACATGGGCCGGTCTGATACTGGCCATGGACGAGCTGAATGACCGCCTGGGCGCCGCCTGGAGCCCGGTCAGCCACCTCAACGCCGTATGTAACAGTGCCGAGCTGCGCGAAGCTTACGAAGGCTGCCTGCCAGCATTGAGCGCCTACTCCACCGAGATGGGCCAGAACCGCGCACTGTTCCAGGCCTTCGAGGCCCTGGCCAACAGCCCCGAAGCGGCCGGCTTCGATGTGGCGCAAAAAACCATCCTGGAACATTCCCTGCGCGACTTCCGCCTCTCGGGTATCGATTTGCCGCCTGAGCAGCAAAAACGTTACGCCGAGGTGCAGAGCAAGCTGTCCGAGCTGGGCAGCAAATTTTCCAACCAACTGCTGGATGCTACTCAGGCCTGGACCAAACACGTCACCGATGAAGCCACTCTCGCCGGCCTGACCGACTCCGCCAAGGCGCAAATGGCGGCTGCCGCCCAGGCCAAAGGCCTCGACGGCTGGCTGATCACCCTTGAATTTCCGAGCTACTACGCGGTGATGACCTACGCCCAGGACCGCGCCCTGCGTGAAGAAGTCTACGCGGCCTACTGCACCCGTGCGTCGGACCAAGGCCCGAATGCCGGTCAGAACGATAACGGCCCGGTGATGGAACAGATCCTCGACCTGCGTCAGGAACTGGCCACGCTGTTGGGTTATGCGTCCTTCTCCGAGCTGAGCCTGGCCACCAAAATGGCTGAATCCAGCGACCAGGTGCTGAGCTTCCTGCGTGACCTGGCCAAGCGCAGCAAGCCGTTTGCCGCCCAGGACCTGCAACAGCTCAAGGCCTACGCCGCCGAACAAGGCTGCGCCGATCTGCAAAGCTGGGACAGCGGTTTCTACGGTGAAAAACTGCGCGAGCAGCGCTACAGCGTTTCCCAGGAAGCCCTGCGCGCCTACTTCCCGATCGACAAAGTGCTCAGCGGGCTGTTTGCCATCGTCCAGCGCCTGTACGGCATCGAAATCGCCGAGCAAAAAGGCTTCGACACCTGGCACCCGGATGTTCGCCTGTTTGAAATCAAGGAAAACGGCCAGCACGTCGGGCGTTTCTTCTTCGACCTGTACGCCCGCGCCAACAAGCGGGGCGGTGCCTGGATGGATGGCGCGCGCGACCGTCGCCGCACGATCGACGGCGTATTGCAAAGCCCGGTGGCCAACCTGGTGTGCAACTTCACCCCGGCCGACAGCGGCAAGCCTGCGCTGCTGACCCACGATGAAGTCACCACGCTGTTCCACGAATTCGGCCACGGCTTGCACCACCTGCTGACCCGCGTTGAACACGCTGGCGTGTCCGGCATCAACGGTGTGGCCTGGGATGCGGTGGAGTTGCCGAGCCAGTTCATGGAGAACTGGTGCTGGGAGCCGGAAGGCCTGGCGCTGATCTCCGGCCACTATGAAACCGGTGAGCCGCTGCCTCAGGACCTGCTGGAAAAAATGCTGGCGGCGAAGAACTTCCAGTCCGGCCTGATGATGGTGCGCCAACTGGAATTCTCGTTGTTCGACTTCGAGCTGCACGCCACCCATGGCGATGGTCGCACCGTGGCGCAGGTGCTTGAAGGCGTGCGCGATGAGGTCTCGGTCATGCGCCCACCGGCCTACAACCGCTTCCCTAACAGCTTTGCGCACATCTTTGCCGGCGGTTACGCGGCGGGCTATTACAGCTACAAGTGGGCGGAAGTGTTGTCGGCGGATGCCTTCTCCAAGTTCGAGGAAGAGGGTGTGCTCAACGCGGAAACCGGTCGCGCCTTCCGCGAAGCGATTCTGGCGCGGGGCGGTTCCCAGGCGCCGATGGTGCTGTTCGTCGACTTCCGCGGACGGGCGCCGTCGATTGACGCACTCTTGCGTCACAGCGGCCTGAGTGAGGACGCGGCAGCATGAGCGAAGGGCCTGTGATAACCAAAAAGCAATTTATCGCCGGGGCGGTCTGCCCGGCGTGCAGCGAGCCGGACAAGTTGAAGATGTGGACTGAAGACAGCGTGCCGCACCGTGAGTGTGTGGCCTGCGGTTATACCGACACGCTGAATGATCAAGGCTTGTCGGTGCCCAAGGAATTGGGCACGCGGGTGAATACATCGGCGCTGAAGGCGCCGGACCCGAAGGTGCAGGCCGTGCAGTTTTTCCCCAATCCCAAGCTGAAAAAGGATTGATGCCCGCTTAGGGTGTGCGTACCCAATCAGTGTCTTTCTTTGGCTCCACACGGCTGCTGCTGGCCGTGTTGAGCCAACTGTTCATCGAGCACAGGGCAAACGCGCTGGTGCTGCAATCGCCATTCGCCAAGGCTGTACGCAACTTGTCGATATCGGCCTTCATCATGTAGCGAACGCCGTCCTTGAAGCCGTTACTGGTGCCGAAACCGCCCAAGGTCATCTCGTTCAGCGCGTCTTCTTTGCTCCACCCCTGGATCACCACGCGATACATCGCGGCCATCAGGCCTGTGCGGTCAGAGCCGTGTTTGCAGTGCATCAGCACGGGGCCGTTAACTTCTGCTTGCTGGATGGCCCTGAGCGCCGCCAGCACGTCGGAATCGTCGACGTGGTTGGTGCGATAAGTCAGCTGCACCTGTTTGATATCAGATGTCTTCAGCCACGACGCATCAGATTCCGGCAAAAAGTTGATCACCGTGCCGATCTTGAGTTTTTCCAGTACGGGCACGGCGCTGCTGTCCGGCAATGCGCTGCGATACAGGGTAGGCGTCATCTGGTGCAGGTTGAATTGGCCGCCCACAGGCTGGGCCCACTCTGCTGAGCGCAGGGACGTGGCCTCGTCGGCTTGAGCCTGCAGTGTGCTGAGCAGAGCCATGAACGCCAGGCCGAGGGCAGGCAGCAAACGGATTGTGAACATGCGCGTTGGGACCGAATAGGAAGGGCTGATAGGCCACAGATTCGCCTGCGCGGGGTCAACATGGCGTGAGGTACTCGTCAAAGAATCGTGAAGACCCGACCTGATCCGCTGTTTTTCTCGGTTAATCGATTCTTCTCAATTCTTAGCCTGCTATCATTTGTAACTATTGTTTGCGAGCCTGCTCTAGCCCATTGGCTCCTAGTTGCTCGGCAAACCTTCACGCTGCTCCCAGAAGCGGCTGATCAATCCGTGACCACATGATGAGGTGCACCCATGTCTGATCAAGATCAAGACAACCCCCGGCGTGACTTTTTGCGCAAATCCTTGACCTTGATCCCGGTGGTCACGGTTGCCAGCACCGGCCTTGGCGGCTCGATGTTGATGGCCACGCCGGAGCCGGCCCAGGCCGCTCCGGCCAAGCCGCCCGCCAGCGACAAAGCCTATGAACCGAGCTACTTCACCGCCGAAGAATGGGCGTTCATCAACGCGGCCGTCGCCCGCCTGATTCCCGCTGACGCCCAAGGCCCTGGCGCCCTGGAAGCCGGCGCGCCGGAATACATCGACCGCCAGATGAACACGCCGTATGCCGCCGGCGCCCTGTGGTTCATGCAAGGCCCGTTCAACGCCGATGCGGCGCCGGAGATGGGCTGGCAGAGCAAACTGGTGCCCAAGGACATCTATCGCCTGGGCATTGCCGCGACGGATGCATGGTCGAAGGCGTTCAATGGCAAAGCTTTTGCTGCGCAAGACAGCGCTACCCAGGACGACATGCTACGGCGCATGGAGGCTGGCGGCAGTGAAATGACGGCGCATTTCGAAGCCGTGCCCGCGAAAATGTTTTTCAACCTGCTGCTGCAAAACACCAAGGAAGGGTTCTTCTGCGACCCGGTCCACGGCGGCAATAAAGGCATGGTCGGCTGGACAATGATCGGCTTCCCCGGCGCGCGCGCCGATTTCATGGACTGGGTTGAACGCAACGAGCAATACCCCTTCCCGGCTGTTTCCATTCGCGGCGAGAGGGCATAAACGTGGCGACCATCATGAAGAAAGTGGACGCGGTGATCGTGGGCTTCGGCTGGACCGGCGCGATCATGGCCAAGGAATTGACCGAGGCAGGCCTCAATGTGGTTGCGCTGGAGCGCGGCCCGATGCAGGACACCTATCCGGACGGCAACTATCCGCAGGTCATCGACGAACTGACCTACAGCGTGCGTAAAAAACTCTTCCAGGACATCTCCAAGGAGACGGTGACCATTCGCCATAGCGTGAATGACGTCGCCTTGCCCAACCGCCAGTTGGGCGCGTTCCTGCCCGGCAATGGCGTGGGCGGCGCGGGTTTGCACTGGTCGGGCGTGCATTTTCGCGTCGACCCTATCGAACTGCGCATGCGTAGCCACTATGAAGAGCGCTACGGCAAAAATTTCATTCCCAAAGACATGACCATCCAGGACTTCGGCGTGAGCTACGAAGAATTGGAGCCGTTTTTCGACTACGCGGAAAAAGTCTTCGGCACCTCCGGTCAGGCCTGGACCGTAAAAGGTCAGGTGGTGGGCGAAGGGCGTGGCGGCAACCCATACGCACCGGATCGTTCCAACCCGTTCCCGCTGGAGTCGCAGAAAAACACCGTGTCCGCACAGCTGTTTCAGAAGGCGGCTGCCGAGGTCGGTTACAAACCCTACAACCTGCCGTCGGCCAATACCTCGGGGCCGTACACCAACCCCTACGGCGCGCAGATGGGCCCGTGCAACTTCTGCGGGTTCTGCAGCGGTTACGTGTGCTACATGTATTCCAAGGCCTCGCCAAACGTAAACATCCTGCCAGCACTGCGCCAGGTGCCGAACTTTGAGCTGCGGCCCAATTCCCACGTACTCAAGGTCAACCTCGACAGCACCAAGAGCAAGGCCACCGGCGTGACCTATATCGACGGCCAGGGTCGGGAATGCGAGCAACCGGCGGATCTGGTGATCATCGGCTCCTTCCAGTTCAACAACGTACGTCTGATGTTGCTCTCGGGTATCGGCAAACCCTACGACCCGATTACCAATGAGGGTGTGGTAGGCAGGAACTTCGCCTACCAGAACATGGGCACCATCAAGGCCTTCTTCGACAAGGACACCCACACCAACAACTTCATCGGTGCGGGCGGCAATGGCGTGGCCATTGATGACTTCAACGCGGATAACTTCGACCACGGGCCGCACGGCTTTGTGGGAGGCTCGCCGATGTGGGTCAACCAGGCCGGCAGCCGGCCGATTGCCGGTACGTCCAACCCGCCGGGCACCCCGGCGTGGGGCAGTGCCTGGAAACGTGCCACCGCCGATTACTACACCCACCAGGTGTCGATGGACTCCCACGGCGCGCATCAATCCTACCGGGCCAACTACCTGGACCTGGACCCGGTGTACCGCGATGCCTACGGTTTGCCATTGCTGCGGATGACGTTCGACTGGCAGGAAAACGACATCAAGATGAACCGTTTCATGATGGAAAAAATGGGCAAGGTTGCTGAAGCGATGAACCCCAAGGCCATTGCCGTGCTGGGCAAAAAGGTCGGCGAGCATTTCAACACGGCGTCCTACCAGACCACTCACCTCAACGGTGGCGCGATCATGGGCACCGACCCGAAAACCAGCGCGCTGAACCGCTACCTGCAGAGTTGGGATGTGCACAACGTATTTGTCCCGGGCGCATCCGCTTTCCCACAAGGCTTGGGTTACAACCCTACCGGCCTGGTGGCAGCGTTGACCTACTGGTCGGCGCGGGCGATCCGCGAGCAGTACCTCAAGAATCCCGGCCCACTGGTTCAGGCATAAGGAGCGATGACCATGAAAGCACTCGTTATCGCCTCCCTGGCGTTGCTCAGCAGCTGCTCGGTAAGCGCCGCCGAAACCGACTTGATCAAGCAGGGCGAATACCTGGCTCGCGCGGGTGACTGTGTGGCCTGCCACACTGCCAAGGGCGGCAAGCCGTTCGCTGGCGGCCTGCCGATGGAAACGCCCATCGGCGTGATCTATTCCACCAACATCACCCCGGACAAGACGGGCCTGGGCGACTACAGCTTCGAAGACTTCGACAAGGCCGTGCGCCATGGTGTCGTCAAGAACGGTAGTACGCTTTACCCGGCGATGCCGTATCCGTCCTACGCACGCGTCAGCGACAGCGATATGCAGGCGTTGTATGCGTATTTCATGAAAGGGGTTGAGCCGGTCGCCCAAGCGAACAAGGACAGTGACATTCCGTGGCCCTTGAGCATGCGCTGGCCGTTGGCGGCCTGGCGCTGGATGTTTGCCCCGACGGTGGAGGAGCATCCGGCACAGGTCGCCGCCGACCCGGTGATCAGCCGTGGCGCCTACCTGGTTGAAGGCCTCGGCCACTGTGGCGCCTGCCATACGCCGCGCGCGCTGACCATGCAGGAAAAAGCCCTGAGTGCCGCGGACGGCGCTGCCTTCCTGTCCGGCAGCGCGCCGTTGGAAGGCTGGATCGCGAAAAGCCTGCGTGGCGACCACAAGGACGGCCTCGGCAGTTGGAGCGAGGAGCAACTGGTGCAGTTCCTCAAGACCGGTCGCAGTGACCGCAGCGCGGTGTTTGGCGGCATGAGTGATGTTGTCGTGCACAGCATGCAGTACATGTCGCAGGACGACCTGACCGCTATCGCCCGTTACCTCAAAAGCCTGCCGGCGGTCGATCCCAAGGATCAGCCGCATCAGTACGATAAACAGGTGGCCGACGCGCTGTGGAAAGGCGATGACAGCAAACCGGGCGCGTCGGTGTATATCGACAACTGCGCCGCCTGCCACCGTACGGACGGCCACGGTTATACGCGGGTGTTCCCGGCACTGGCGGGTAACCCGGTGTTGCAGACGGCGGATGCCACGTCGTTGATCAACATTGTGTTGA of Pseudomonas fluorescens contains these proteins:
- a CDS encoding LLM class flavin-dependent oxidoreductase; its protein translation is MKSLSDVKFSTLDLVPVRANGSIAQSLRNSLDLAQHVEKFGYNRFWVAEHHNMDGIASSATSVLLGYLAGGTSTIRVGSGGVMLPNHAPLVIAEQFGTLESLYPGRIDLGLGRAPGSDQMTARALRRERSGSADDFPEDVAELMAYLGPRTPDQRVIAVPGTGTNVPVWLLGSSLFSAQLAGERGLPYAFASHFAPRLMHEAIRVYRNHFKPSAVLDKPYVMLGIPLVAADTDEQADYLATSVYQRILALMRGQSLVQRPPVKSMDGLWLPHEKDAVGSFLGLAMVGGPAKIRAKLEVLIEQTGADELIFTSDLYEHADRIHSYELLAQLMKG
- a CDS encoding HAD family hydrolase → MTLHYPTVLFDLDGTLTDPREGITRSIQYALGKLGIDEPDLTKLEHFIGPPLLQAFMQFYGFDEAKAWEAVNFYRERFKVTGLYENRVFDGVMPLLETLNGQGRQLYVATSKPWVFAREIARHFDFAKHFKVIYGSELDGTRTHKVELIAHLMSEEGLDPATTLMVGDRKHDLIGARSNGLDSAAVGYGFGSFEELNAEAPTWHFATLDEMHQAFLQRA
- a CDS encoding aminopeptidase yields the protein MLRRFLPGLIVVLLSGCSSVSYYAQLADGQWQLLRAREPVAEVIADPSRPQALRDHLAQSQKARTFASEHLHLPDNQSYRLYADIGRPYVVWNVFATPEFSLSPQTHCFPIAGCVAYRGYYNQGAARGEAAVLQQRGMDVSIDGVEAYSTLGWFNDPIMSSMMHWGDERLATLIFHELAHQRFYVKDDTEFNESYANFVEQEGTRQWRAARGLAPLSNAALQQRDQFIRLVLDTRKRLEQLYAQPLATDVMRQAKAAEFERLRTAYQHMRDSQWGGDKRYDVWVNQPMNNARLLPFGLYDQWVPAFAALFAQEGGDWVKFFAAVEKLGGLPVAQRKAALRQLESGGR
- a CDS encoding DUF1161 domain-containing protein, whose amino-acid sequence is MKRFALAIICAVLATSAVAAPKDCEELRKEIEVKIQANAVPSYTLEIVSKEEGDKHDEAMRVGTCENGTKTIIYQKNND
- a CDS encoding gamma carbonic anhydrase family protein — encoded protein: MTLRTYQNHTPTLGAGAFVDISAVVIGDVEIGADSSVWPLTVIRGDMHRIRIGARTSVQDGCVLHITHAGPFNPDGFPLLIGDDVTIAHKVMLHGCTVGNRILIGMGSIVMDGAVVEDDVIIGAGSLVPPGKTLDSGFLYVGSPVKQIRPLTDKERAFFTYSAANYVKLKDLHLVEGFDQ
- a CDS encoding PA0061/PA0062 family lipoprotein; this translates as MRQLLLPVTALFLSACASTPLPPVDPHQAWVDFATPTPGAKLVMAQRLDGKNLNDGRFFQVPPGSHELMVRFDFEVPTGGSLGGLSQTQDRTCFMTLQYNSFQAGQRYVLEGRSLGYTPNIRLYNTARQLLAQERSVNCI
- a CDS encoding DUF883 family protein encodes the protein MANTSLRKASLESMEAEISSLLKSLESLKDDASDESRKTLKALKSNAENALKHSRHLISDAYEESKVKIRETGVATRDYAQEHPWTTAGVAVGALGLLAAYLLCKRGD
- a CDS encoding OsmC family protein: MSIVKKASAHWEGDLKTGLGSISTETGVLREAPYGFKARFEGGKGTNPEELIGAAHAGCFSMAFSMILGDAGLKADSIDTQAEVTLDQVEGGFAITAVHLILKAKIPGASQAQFDELSKKAKEGCPVSKVLNANISLDATLVN
- a CDS encoding DUF1161 domain-containing protein is translated as MKKFLLAVGLLSIAGTALAAGKPCEELKSELAAKLDAKGVQHYSLDVVDKGAAADGDKVIGSCEGGTKEIVYKRG
- a CDS encoding dodecin; this translates as MSDHHTYKKVELVGSSTTSIEDAINNAIAEAHKSIKHLEWFEVTETRGHIKDGKAAHFQVTLKVGFRIASS